GTCGGGCCAGCTCCTCTCGTCGACCCTCATGGACTACGCGATCCCGAAGACGGACGACCTGATCTCGTTCCAGAACGACCACACCCGCACGCACTCGCCGCGGACCACGCTCGGCGTCAAGGGGATCGGCGAGGCCGCGACCATCGGCTCGACGCCCGCCATCGCCAACGCGGTCATGGACGCGCTCGCCCCGCTCGGCGTCACCCACGTGGACCTGCCGCTCACGCCGCACAAGATCTGGGGCGCCATGAGCGCGGCCCGAAAGAAGTAGGCCAAAGGAGGCCACCCCCAATGGAGGTCACCCCCATGGAGGTCACCCAATGAAAGCCGCCGTCCTGTACGAAGCGAACACGCCGCTCCAGGTCGTGGACCTCGAGCAGCAGGGGCCGCAGGCGGGCGAGGCGCGCGTGCGCGTCAAGGCAGCGGGCATCTGCCACAGCGACTGGCACATCATGAATGGGGACTGGCAGGTGCCGCTGCCCATGGTCCTGGGGCACGAGGCCGCGGGCATCGTCGAGGAGGTCGGCGCCGGCGTGCTCAACGTCACGCCCGGCGACCACATCATCTTCTCCTTCAAGCCGCAGTGCGGGCACTGCCTTTACTGCTCGCTCGGGCGTTCCATCCTCTGCGACGGGCACAAGTCGGTGCGCTGGGCGATGCTCGACGGCTCCCACCGCCTCACGCGCAAGGGCCAGAACATCAACCAGATGGCGCGGATCGGCACGTTCTCCGAGTCCGTCGTCTGCCCCTCTGAGATGCTGGTGCCCATCCGCAAGGAGATGCCGTGGCCGCAGGCGGCGCTCGTCGGCTGCTGCGTGCCGACGGGCGTGGGCGCCGTCACCTCCTGCGCGCGGGTCGAGGCGGGCGCCTCGGTGCTGGTCATCGGCTGCGGCGGCGTGGGGCTCAACGTCGTCCAGGGCGCGCGGCTGGCCGGCGCCGGGATGATCGTGGCCTGCGACCTCCTCGACAGCAAGCTCGGCTACGCGAAGGAGTTCGGCGCGACCCACACCTTCAACGGCAAGCAGGACAACATCGTCGAGCGCGCGCGCGAGCTGACCCAGGGGCGCGGCGTGGACTATGCCTTCGACGCCATCGGCGGCGAGCAGACCACGCTCCAGATCCTCGACGCGATCCGCCCGGGCGGCGTGGCCGTCATCGTCGGCATGGCGGCCATGGCCGTCCGCGCCCCGATCACGCCCTATGCGATGGCGGCCCAGGAAAAGACGCTCAAGGGCACCATGTACGGCTCGATGCGGCCCTCGATCGACTTCCCGCGCCTGGTCGAGCTCTACCTCGACGGCAGGCTCAAGATCGACCAGCTCGTCAGCCGCACGTACAAGATCGAAGAGATCAACGAGGGCTTCACCGCCATGCGGACAGGCCAGGTCGCGCGCGGCGTGGTGGTCTTCAACTGAGCCGCTGATGGCCCCGCGCACCGTCTACGAGGCGCCGCGCGCGCCGGGCGCCCCGGGCGAAGAGGTCGTCACCAGCACCTGCGCGCACAACTGCGGCGGGCGCTGCGTGGTCAACGCCCACGTCAAGGACGGCCGCATCGTGCGCATCAGCACGGACCCGCGAAAGTGGACGCCCGAGCTGCCGCCGCTCACCGCCTGCGCGCGCGGCTTCGGCGCCGCGGACCGCGTCAATCACCCCGACAGGCTACGCTACCCCATGCGCCGGGTCGGGCCCAGGGGCTCGGGCGCCTACGAGCGCATCTCGTGGGACGAGGCCCTCGACCAGGTGGCAAGCCAGATGCGGCGGATCCGGGATGCGTACGGGCCTGCGGCGATCCTCGACTGCTCGCGCACGGGCAGCACCGCGGTCCTCCACAACCGCGCGGCGGTCCAGCGGCTCCTCCACCAATTCGGCGGGTGCACCGAGCTCTGGTCCAACATGTCCAACGAAGCGGAGATCTTCGCGCTCCGCCACACCTACGGCGCCAAGGCCGACTGCAAGTTCTCGGGCCGCGAGCCCGGCGACTACGTCAACTCGCGGCTCATCATCCTCTGGGGGTGGAGCCCGGCCGACGGCACCTTCGGGACCAACAACCCCCAGTACCTGCACTGGGCGCGCGAGCGCGGCGTTCGCATGGTCTCCGTCGATCCCCGCGCGACGCGGACGAGCCTGAAGATGGCCGACGTGCACGTGCCGATCCGCCCGGGGACGGATGCGGCGATGCTGATTGCGATGGCGCAGGTCATCGTCAGCGAGGGCCTGCACGACCAGGCCTTCCTCGACCGGCTGGTGCTGGGCTTCGACGAGGCCCACCTGCCCGAGGGCGCGCCGCCGAACTCGTCCTATCGCTCGTATCTCCTCGGTCTCTCGGATGGCGTGGTGAAGACGCCCGAATGGGCCGAGCCCTTGACCGGCGTCCCGGCCGCGACCATCCGCCGGCTCGCCCGCGACTACGCCACGCTCAAGCCCGCCGCGCTGCACTGCGGCTATGCGCCGGGGCGCACGGGCTACGGCGAGCAGTTCCACCGCGCCGCCTACGCGCTCGTCGCCATCACGGGGAACGTCGGCATGCCGGGCGGCAACTCAGGTTGCAGCGGGGGCGCGCGCGACCACGGCATCAAGCGGTTAGGCGCTCCGCCGAATCCAGCCAACGCGCGCGTCGCCTCGTCGCTCCTGGCCGACGTGCTCGCGCGCGGCCGGGCCGGCGGCTACCCAGCCGACATCAAGATGGTCTACTCTGCCTGTGGTGACCTGGCGAACCAGGCCCCGAACGTCAACAAGATCGTGGCGGGGCTCGAGCGCCTCGATTTCATGGTCGTCCACGACCACTTCCTCACGCCGACCGCGCGCTACGCCGACATCGTCCTGCCGGCCACGACCTTCTGGGAGCGCAACGACATCCACACGCCCTGGAGCGGCGCGGGCCACTACGCCATCTTCATGCGCCAGGCGATCAAGCCGATGTACGAGTGCCGCAACGATGTGGACATCTGCGCCGACCTCGCCGCGCGCTTGGGGCTCGACGGCTACAAGCGCATGGAGGACGTCGAGTGGCTGCGCGAGATCTGCGCGGGCACCGACGTCGACGACTTCGACGCATTCCGGGAACGGGGCCTGGCGCGGCTGCCCGCGCCGGACGAGCCCGTGGCCTTCGCCAAGGAAGTGCGCGATCCGGCACAGCACCCCTTCTCGACTCCGTCGGGGAAGATCGAGATCTACTCGACCTCCCTCGCTGCCAACCCGAACCCGTATGGGCTCGGCAGCGTCCCGCCCATCCCGACCTGGATCCCGCCTCACGACGCCGACCCGCGCTACCCGCTCGAGCTGATCTCGCCCAAGTCGCGGGCGCGCACACACTCGACCCACGACAACCAGGCGGTCCTGGCGCGCGCCGACCGGAACGATGTCTGGATCCATCCGGAAGACGCCGCCACGCGCGGCATCGCCAACGGCCAGCCGGTCCGTGTCTTCAACCAGCGCGGCGCGACCATCATCCCGGCCCGGGTCACGGACCGGATCGCGCGCGGCGTGGTCTCCATCAAGGAGGGCGCCTGGTTCACGCCCGACGCCTCCGGCGTAGACACGCGCGGGTCGGTCAACGTGGTGACCGAGGACCGCTCGTCTCCCTCCGGCGCGATGACCTACAACACCTGCCTCGTCGAGATCGCTCCCGCCTGACTCGGCGGCCCCGCGAGGAAGCGAGCATGTCCGACGACGCCGAGATCGAAGCGAAGGTCGCGGCCGCCCTCGAGGGGCTGGCGGCGGCGCACGAAGTCATCCGGATTGATCCCGGCTTCGCCGACACGGCGGCCTTCTGCGAGAAGTACGGCGTGCCGCCCGACCACTCGGGCAACACCATCATCGTCGCCTCGAAGAAGGAGCCGAAGAAGTTCTGCGCCTGCCTCGTGCTGGCGACGTCGCGGCTCGACGTCAACCACACGGTGCGCCGTTTGATGGACGTCTCGCGCGTCTCCTTCGCTACGGCGGACGAGACGAAGGAGCTCACCGGCATGATGATCGGCGGCGTGACGCTGCTGGCCCTGCCGCCCGACCTCTCGATCTACGTGGACGAGCGCATCATGGCGCTCGACTACGTCATCCTGGGAGGCGGCAGCAGGTCCTCCAAGCTCAAGCTCGCCCCCGACGTCCTGCGCCGCGTGCCTAACTTCCGCGTCGTCCCCGGCTTGGCGCTGGCCGCGTCGTGAAGATCGGCGTCAACCTGATCAACTTCGGCCCGGGCGCGACTCCCGAGGCGCTCCTCTCCTGGGCCCACCTCGTCGAGGAGCTGGGCTATCACCTGCTCATGACCTCCGACCACGTGACGATCACGCCCGATGTCGCTGGCCGCTACCCCGCGCCCTTCTACGAGCCCCTGACCCTGCTCGGCTGGCTCGCGGGCGTCACGCGCCGGCTCGAGCTCGGCACCACCGTCATCATCGTGCCGTACCGCCACCCGCTCGAGACGGCGCGCGCAACGGCGGTGGTGGACCAGCTCTGCGGCGGGCGCTTCATCTTCGGCGTCGGCGTCGGCTGGGCCAAGCAGGAATTCGAAGCGCTGGGGCTGCCGTTCGAAAAGCGGGGCGCCATGACCAACGACTACCTGCGCGCGATCGAGGCCTGCTGGACCCATGACGTTGCCTCCTACGAGGGGCGCTTCGTCCGCTTCGCCGGCGTGCACACGGCGCCGCGGCCGATGCGCGCCCCGCATCCGCCGATCTGGGTCGGCGGCGCGAGCGAGGCCGCGCTCCGCCGCGCGGTGCTCTATGGCGATGCGTGGCATCCGATCAGGATCCGCATTGACTGGCTGAGGGACACGGGGTTGCCGCGGCTGCGCGCAATCGCGGAGAAGGAAGGCCGGCCCGTGCCGGCGCTCTGTCCGCGAATCAAGTTTCAGCTCACTGACGCTCCCCTGCCCGAAGCGGAGCGTGGCGCCGGCCAGGGCAGCCTCGAGCAGGTCCGCGGAGACCTCCGCGCTCTCGAGGCCATGGGCTCCCCCTATGTTCTGCTCGACACCTACTATGACGATCCCGAGGCAACGCGGAGCCACGACCCGGCCTGGCGCCTGCTGAGAACAGCGGCGGAGCGCCTGGTCGACCTCGGGCGTGGGACAATACGCTCATGAGATGGCTCGGCGCGGCCGCGATGCTCCTGCTCGCGGCCGGTCTCGCGCGAGCCGAGGAGCGCACCATGGTTACGCTCGGAACAGCGACACCCGGCGGCGGCTTCCCGGTCTACGGCCAGGCCGTGGCCGAGACCATCAACGGGATCGACCCGTCCCTGGAAGTGAAGACGCGCAATACGAAGGGCTCGACGGAGAACGTCCCGCTCCTCGAAGCGGGGCAGCTCGACCTGGCGCTGGTCCAGGGCGAAGTCGCCCACGAGGCGCTCTCCGGGATCGGCCGCACGCCGGCGCGCCTGCTGATCCTGGCAGCCATGTACACGACGCCCGGCATGTTCGTCGCGCGTGGCGATCAGCCGTACCGCGCGATCGCCGATCTCAAGGGCAAGCCCGTCGCCTGGGGCGCCCGCGGCTCGGGGCTCGTCGTCCTCGCGCGCTACGTGCTCGACGGCATCGGCCTCGACATGGAGCGCGATTTCCAGTCGATCTACCTCGACCAGGCCGGCGACGGCCCCGCCATGGTCGTGGACGGCCGCGCGGCCGCCCTCTGGGGCGGCGGCTCGGGCTGGCCCGGCTTCACGGCCGTCGCGCGCGGCGCGCAGGGGGCGCGCTTCATCGCGCCGAGCGCGGAGGAGCGGGCGCGGATCCAGGCCAAGCACGCATTCCTCCGGACGCTGACCATCCCGGCCGGCGCCTATCCAGGCCAGGGAGAGCCCGTCGTCTCCGTCGGCTCGTGGAGCTTCATCCTCGCCCGGCCCGACGTGCCCGAGGAGACGGCGTACCGTCTCGCGCGCGCGCTTCACCGTGGCGAGCCGGTCCTCGGCGCCCGGCTGCCCCAGGCGCGCGAGACCACTGCGGCCAATACCGTCGCCGCGGCGCCACGCCCCGATCTCATCCACCCAGGCGCGCGGCGCTACTTCCGCGAAATCAACCTTCTACCCTAGAGAGGAGTTCAACATGATCTACGAGATCCGCACCTACGGCCTCCAGACCGGCAGCCTCGCCGAAGTCGAGAAGCGCTACGGTGAGGGCTACGAGCACCGGAAAAAATACTCCGAGCTCTTCGGCTTCTTCCACACCGAGATCGGGCCGCTCAACGAGATCATCCACATCTGGCAGTACGAGAGCATGGAAGAGCGGACGAAGATCCGGGCCGCGGCTGCGAAGGACGCCAACTGGCCACCCAAGATCCAGGAGTTCATCACGCGTATGAGCTCCGAGATCGTCGTGCCCTTCCCCTTCGCGCCCACGGCGAAGCCGGGCAAGCACGGGCCCTTTTACGAGTTCCGGTATTACGAGATGAAGGCGGGGACGCTGCCCGACCTGATGAAGCGCTGGGAGCCCAAGCTTCCGGGCCGCGTCGGGCTCTCGCCGCTGGCGCTGGCGGGCAACGTCGAGTTCGGCACGGCGAACAGGTTCGTGCACATCTGGCCCTATCCGAGCCTGGATGGGCGGATGGCGACGCGCAACAAGGCGCGGGCCGAGGGACTGTGGCCGCCGCCAGGCGGGGCCGGCACGCTGATCACGCAGGCGACCAAGATCTGTATGCCCTCGGCTTTCTCGCCGCTGCAGTAAGGCCGGTCCGATGGCGATCGAGGTCGATCTCTACAGCGATACGGTCACGAAACCCACGCTAGAGATGCGCCGCTTCATATGCGAAGCGGACGTGGGCGACGAGCAGAAGCACGAGGACCCGACGGTCAACCTCCTCCAGGAGATGGTCGCGGAGCTCCTCGGCAAGGAGGCGGCGCTCTTCCTGCCGTCGGGCACCATGTGCAACGAGATCGCGCTCCGCGTCCACTGCCGCCACGGCGAGGAGATGCTGGCGCACAAGACGGCGCACCCCATCCACTTCGAAGCCGGCGGCCCCGCCGCGCTGGCCGGCGTCAACGTCCAGGCCCTCGACGGCCCGCGCGGGCAGTACGACGCGGCGACGCTCGAGGCCGCCATCCGTCCCGACAATCGCCACATGCCGCGGAGCCGCCTCGCCTGGGTCGAGCAGACGTCCAACCTGGGCGGCGGCTCCATCTGGCCGCTGGACAAGGTCCGCGCCGTCACCGACGTGGCGCGCCGTCGCGGGCTCTCGACCCACGTGGACGGCGCGCGGCTCATGAACGCCGTCGTCGCCTCCGGCGTGTCCGCGCAGCAGTGGGCGGCGCCCTTCGACTCGGCGTGGATAGACTTCACCAAGGGGTTGGGAGCCCCGGTGGGTGCGGCGATCGCGGGCTCGCGCGATTTCATCGCCGAGGCGTGGCGCATCAAGCAGCAGATGGGCGGCGCCATGCGCCAGGCGGGCATCATCGCCGCGGGCGGCGTCTACGCGCTCAGGCATCACGTCAAGCGCCTGGCCGAGGACCACGCCAACGCCAAGCGTCTGGCCGAAGGGCTCGCCACGCTGCCCGGCATCGCCCTCGATCCCGCGACCGTCGAGACCAACCTCGTCTTCTTCGATCTCACGGGCGCGGTCGATGCGCCGGCGGCTGTGGAGCGGCTGCTCGCCCGCGGCGTCCGCATGGGCGCCCTCGGCCCGCGGACGATTCGCGCCGTCACCCACCTCGACGTGAGCGCCCAGGCCATCGAGCGCGCCCTGGACGCGGCCAAGGCGGTCTTTACCAAGGCGGTCTTTACCAAGGCGGTCTTTAAAGGATGAGCCGGGTGGACCGCATCCTCTTCGACCACGTCGCTATCGGCGTGCCGAAGATGGCCGACGCGGCGCTCTTTCTCTCGGGCGAGCTGGGCGGGGTGCCCGACGCCGGCCATCCCTCGGGCGTGTTCACCTGGGGCACCTACCGCTTCGAGGGCGGCGGCTCAATCGAGATCATCGAGCCCCTCGGCGCGTCGGGCTTCCTCCACCGGTTCCTCGCCGAGCGCGGCCCCGGCGTCCATCACGTCACCTTCAAGGTGCCGAACCTCGACGACGTCTGCGCGCGGGCCGAGGCAGCGGGATACGACATCGTCGGCCGCGACGATTCCGACCCGACGTGGAAGGAAGCGTTCCTTCATCCCAAGCAGGCGCTCGGCATCGTCGTCCAGTTCGCCCAACCCGGGCCGTCTCACGGCGCGGCGCGACTCTCCACGCCTCCGCCGGGAGTGCCCTCGCCTCCGCCGCCCGTGACGCTGCTGGGGCTCCGCATGCGGGCTCAGTCGCGCGAGCGCGCCGTGACCCAGTGGGGCACGGTGCTTCAGGGGATGATGGACGACGGGCCGCGGGGCAGCCTCGTCTTCAGATGGCCGGGCTCGTTCACAAGGCTTGCCGTGGAGATCGACCCGGTCCAGAATGAGAGCCCGATCGCGATCGAGTTGGCGAGCCCGCGCACGTTGGCCCTGCCTGAGGGCCCGCATCCGGCTCTGGGAGCCGTCTTCACGGAAGAGGAGGCCTGAGATGGGAATCCTGGTGGCGTCCGTCCGGGGAGACTTCGTCGCGAAGGTCAGCGGGCTCGATCTCTCGAAGCCGCTCGACGACGGCGACTTCGGCCAGGTGCGGGACGCCTTCCACCGCTACGCCGTCCTGGTCTTCGCCGAGCAGCCGCTCAGCGACGAGCAGCAGATCGCCTTCAGCGAGCGCTTCGGCCTTCTCGAGGTCAGCATCCGGAGGGACCGCCCCCGCCGGATCCAGAACCCACGCGTCTCCGACATCTCCAATGTGGACGAGAAGGACCGCGTCTTCGATCCCGACGACGAGCGCGCGATTTACAATTCGGGTAATCGCCTCTGGCACACCGACAGCTCCTTCAAGCGCGTGCCGGCCATGGCCTCATTGCTCTCCGGGCGCGAGGTGCCGCCCGAAGGCGGCGAGACGGAGTACGCCGATCTCCGCGGCGCCTGGGACGCGGTGCCGGCCGAGCGTAAGCGCGACCTCGACGAGCTCGTCGCCGAGCACAGCTTCGTCTACTCGCGCGGGCTCATCGGCTATGACCAGTTCACGGATACCGAACGGGCGGAGGTGCCTCCCGTGCCTCAGGCGGTGGTCAGGACCCATCCCGCGACGGGCCGGAAATCGCTTTATCTTGGCTCCCACGCCTCGTACATCATCGGCAGGCCGGTGGAGGAAGGACGCGCGCTGCTGAAGGAACTGCTGGAGTTCGCGACCCGGCCCCAGTTCGTCTACCGCCACGTCTGGGAGCGGCACGACCTCGTCATGTGGGACAACCGTTGCGTACTTCACCGCGGTCGCCCGTGGGACGAGAAGCACCACCGCCGCGTGATGCATCGGACCACGGTCGCCGGCGCCGGCCCCACCGTCGTGGACGGCCGCCCCATCCTCGTCGGCTAGACGCTCAGGCTTCGTAGATCCGCTTCAACTCGCCCTCGGCCCAGCGGACGGCGTCCTCGGCAGTCATCCCCTGCACCGCCTTCGCGTACATGTCGGTGATGATGTACTTGGTGTAGACGAGCGTGGCCTTGGCGCTGGGCGGCCCCGCGTAGCCGAGCGCCCGCGAGCCGCGCGCTGCCGTCTTGAAGGGGCGCATCGCCTCGTCCACCTGGCTCCACATCGGGCTTCCCTCCCAGAAGGCGTTCGCGCCCGTCGCGTAGCCGCCCTCGAGCTCGAACCACTTGGTGTACTGCTCCTTCGAATGGAGCCACTTGACGAGCTCCTTGGCGGCCTGCTGCTGCTTCGACTGCTTCATGATGGTCGTGGAGTACGTGACGTGGTAGGTCGGCGTCGGCCCGTTCGGGCCGTCGGGATAGCGGAAGTGGGCGATGTCGGGCCAGAGCGGCTGGCCTTTCTCGTCCTTGATGTCGGGCCGTCGCCGGGCGAGGATGTAGATGCTGCCGCCGTTGAGGGTCGCCGAGACCTCGCCGGAGTGGAAGGCGCGGTTGTTGGTCGTGTCGTCCCATGCGAGCC
The sequence above is drawn from the Candidatus Methylomirabilota bacterium genome and encodes:
- a CDS encoding xanthine dehydrogenase family protein molybdopterin-binding subunit, which translates into the protein SGQLLSSTLMDYAIPKTDDLISFQNDHTRTHSPRTTLGVKGIGEAATIGSTPAIANAVMDALAPLGVTHVDLPLTPHKIWGAMSAARKK
- a CDS encoding Zn-dependent alcohol dehydrogenase — its product is MKAAVLYEANTPLQVVDLEQQGPQAGEARVRVKAAGICHSDWHIMNGDWQVPLPMVLGHEAAGIVEEVGAGVLNVTPGDHIIFSFKPQCGHCLYCSLGRSILCDGHKSVRWAMLDGSHRLTRKGQNINQMARIGTFSESVVCPSEMLVPIRKEMPWPQAALVGCCVPTGVGAVTSCARVEAGASVLVIGCGGVGLNVVQGARLAGAGMIVACDLLDSKLGYAKEFGATHTFNGKQDNIVERARELTQGRGVDYAFDAIGGEQTTLQILDAIRPGGVAVIVGMAAMAVRAPITPYAMAAQEKTLKGTMYGSMRPSIDFPRLVELYLDGRLKIDQLVSRTYKIEEINEGFTAMRTGQVARGVVVFN
- a CDS encoding molybdopterin-dependent oxidoreductase, producing MAPRTVYEAPRAPGAPGEEVVTSTCAHNCGGRCVVNAHVKDGRIVRISTDPRKWTPELPPLTACARGFGAADRVNHPDRLRYPMRRVGPRGSGAYERISWDEALDQVASQMRRIRDAYGPAAILDCSRTGSTAVLHNRAAVQRLLHQFGGCTELWSNMSNEAEIFALRHTYGAKADCKFSGREPGDYVNSRLIILWGWSPADGTFGTNNPQYLHWARERGVRMVSVDPRATRTSLKMADVHVPIRPGTDAAMLIAMAQVIVSEGLHDQAFLDRLVLGFDEAHLPEGAPPNSSYRSYLLGLSDGVVKTPEWAEPLTGVPAATIRRLARDYATLKPAALHCGYAPGRTGYGEQFHRAAYALVAITGNVGMPGGNSGCSGGARDHGIKRLGAPPNPANARVASSLLADVLARGRAGGYPADIKMVYSACGDLANQAPNVNKIVAGLERLDFMVVHDHFLTPTARYADIVLPATTFWERNDIHTPWSGAGHYAIFMRQAIKPMYECRNDVDICADLAARLGLDGYKRMEDVEWLREICAGTDVDDFDAFRERGLARLPAPDEPVAFAKEVRDPAQHPFSTPSGKIEIYSTSLAANPNPYGLGSVPPIPTWIPPHDADPRYPLELISPKSRARTHSTHDNQAVLARADRNDVWIHPEDAATRGIANGQPVRVFNQRGATIIPARVTDRIARGVVSIKEGAWFTPDASGVDTRGSVNVVTEDRSSPSGAMTYNTCLVEIAPA
- a CDS encoding YbaK/EbsC family protein translates to MSDDAEIEAKVAAALEGLAAAHEVIRIDPGFADTAAFCEKYGVPPDHSGNTIIVASKKEPKKFCACLVLATSRLDVNHTVRRLMDVSRVSFATADETKELTGMMIGGVTLLALPPDLSIYVDERIMALDYVILGGGSRSSKLKLAPDVLRRVPNFRVVPGLALAAS
- a CDS encoding TIGR03619 family F420-dependent LLM class oxidoreductase; protein product: MKIGVNLINFGPGATPEALLSWAHLVEELGYHLLMTSDHVTITPDVAGRYPAPFYEPLTLLGWLAGVTRRLELGTTVIIVPYRHPLETARATAVVDQLCGGRFIFGVGVGWAKQEFEALGLPFEKRGAMTNDYLRAIEACWTHDVASYEGRFVRFAGVHTAPRPMRAPHPPIWVGGASEAALRRAVLYGDAWHPIRIRIDWLRDTGLPRLRAIAEKEGRPVPALCPRIKFQLTDAPLPEAERGAGQGSLEQVRGDLRALEAMGSPYVLLDTYYDDPEATRSHDPAWRLLRTAAERLVDLGRGTIRS
- a CDS encoding TAXI family TRAP transporter solute-binding subunit; this encodes MRWLGAAAMLLLAAGLARAEERTMVTLGTATPGGGFPVYGQAVAETINGIDPSLEVKTRNTKGSTENVPLLEAGQLDLALVQGEVAHEALSGIGRTPARLLILAAMYTTPGMFVARGDQPYRAIADLKGKPVAWGARGSGLVVLARYVLDGIGLDMERDFQSIYLDQAGDGPAMVVDGRAAALWGGGSGWPGFTAVARGAQGARFIAPSAEERARIQAKHAFLRTLTIPAGAYPGQGEPVVSVGSWSFILARPDVPEETAYRLARALHRGEPVLGARLPQARETTAANTVAAAPRPDLIHPGARRYFREINLLP
- a CDS encoding NIPSNAP family protein produces the protein MIYEIRTYGLQTGSLAEVEKRYGEGYEHRKKYSELFGFFHTEIGPLNEIIHIWQYESMEERTKIRAAAAKDANWPPKIQEFITRMSSEIVVPFPFAPTAKPGKHGPFYEFRYYEMKAGTLPDLMKRWEPKLPGRVGLSPLALAGNVEFGTANRFVHIWPYPSLDGRMATRNKARAEGLWPPPGGAGTLITQATKICMPSAFSPLQ
- a CDS encoding GntG family PLP-dependent aldolase — protein: MAIEVDLYSDTVTKPTLEMRRFICEADVGDEQKHEDPTVNLLQEMVAELLGKEAALFLPSGTMCNEIALRVHCRHGEEMLAHKTAHPIHFEAGGPAALAGVNVQALDGPRGQYDAATLEAAIRPDNRHMPRSRLAWVEQTSNLGGGSIWPLDKVRAVTDVARRRGLSTHVDGARLMNAVVASGVSAQQWAAPFDSAWIDFTKGLGAPVGAAIAGSRDFIAEAWRIKQQMGGAMRQAGIIAAGGVYALRHHVKRLAEDHANAKRLAEGLATLPGIALDPATVETNLVFFDLTGAVDAPAAVERLLARGVRMGALGPRTIRAVTHLDVSAQAIERALDAAKAVFTKAVFTKAVFKG
- a CDS encoding VOC family protein, with translation MDRILFDHVAIGVPKMADAALFLSGELGGVPDAGHPSGVFTWGTYRFEGGGSIEIIEPLGASGFLHRFLAERGPGVHHVTFKVPNLDDVCARAEAAGYDIVGRDDSDPTWKEAFLHPKQALGIVVQFAQPGPSHGAARLSTPPPGVPSPPPPVTLLGLRMRAQSRERAVTQWGTVLQGMMDDGPRGSLVFRWPGSFTRLAVEIDPVQNESPIAIELASPRTLALPEGPHPALGAVFTEEEA
- a CDS encoding TauD/TfdA family dioxygenase, which gives rise to MGILVASVRGDFVAKVSGLDLSKPLDDGDFGQVRDAFHRYAVLVFAEQPLSDEQQIAFSERFGLLEVSIRRDRPRRIQNPRVSDISNVDEKDRVFDPDDERAIYNSGNRLWHTDSSFKRVPAMASLLSGREVPPEGGETEYADLRGAWDAVPAERKRDLDELVAEHSFVYSRGLIGYDQFTDTERAEVPPVPQAVVRTHPATGRKSLYLGSHASYIIGRPVEEGRALLKELLEFATRPQFVYRHVWERHDLVMWDNRCVLHRGRPWDEKHHRRVMHRTTVAGAGPTVVDGRPILVG